A genomic region of Catalinimonas niigatensis contains the following coding sequences:
- the dnaJ gene encoding molecular chaperone DnaJ — MAKRDYYEILGVSRDASQDDIKKAYRKTAIKFHPDKNPDNPEAEDKFKEAAEAYEILRDPDKKARYDRFGHQGVGGGGGAGGGMNMDDIFSQFGDIFGGSAFESFFGGAGGGRGQRMRKGSNLRIKLKLTLQEVAQGVEKKIKVKRYIPCDVCGGNGAKDGVAVSTCPTCSGSGQIRKVVNTMLGQMVSANTCPTCGGEGKTIDERCNKCHGEGRILEEEIIPVKIPEGVGEGMQLSMSGKGNVPKRGGIPGDLLIVIEEAEDEFLKRDGSNVIYDLHLSFVDVALGTNVEVPTIDGSVKIKIEPGTQSGKILRLKGKGIKEINGYGQGDQLIHLNVWTPTSLSDREKTVLNELKDSPNFKPNPRKSDKSFFERMKEFF, encoded by the coding sequence ATGGCAAAAAGAGACTATTACGAGATATTAGGCGTTTCCCGTGACGCATCACAGGATGATATTAAAAAAGCATATCGCAAGACTGCTATTAAGTTTCACCCTGATAAAAACCCTGATAATCCGGAAGCGGAAGACAAGTTTAAGGAAGCAGCAGAAGCTTATGAAATATTGCGTGATCCCGATAAAAAGGCGCGCTATGACCGCTTTGGTCATCAGGGTGTTGGTGGCGGCGGCGGTGCCGGAGGCGGTATGAACATGGATGATATCTTCTCTCAGTTTGGAGATATCTTTGGCGGATCAGCTTTTGAAAGTTTCTTTGGCGGTGCCGGAGGCGGTCGTGGTCAACGCATGCGCAAAGGGTCTAACCTTCGTATCAAACTGAAGTTAACCCTTCAGGAAGTAGCGCAAGGAGTAGAAAAGAAAATCAAAGTAAAACGTTATATCCCATGTGATGTCTGTGGGGGCAATGGTGCAAAAGATGGTGTGGCTGTAAGTACCTGCCCTACTTGTAGTGGTAGCGGACAGATCCGCAAGGTAGTCAATACGATGCTTGGCCAAATGGTCTCTGCTAATACCTGCCCTACTTGTGGTGGTGAAGGAAAAACCATAGACGAAAGGTGTAACAAATGTCATGGCGAAGGCCGTATTCTGGAAGAAGAAATAATTCCTGTAAAAATACCTGAAGGCGTAGGCGAAGGTATGCAGCTTTCTATGTCCGGTAAAGGTAATGTGCCCAAGCGAGGCGGTATCCCGGGTGACCTGCTCATAGTGATAGAAGAAGCAGAAGATGAGTTTCTTAAAAGAGACGGTTCTAACGTAATCTATGATTTACACTTAAGCTTTGTAGATGTAGCCCTCGGCACCAATGTGGAAGTCCCTACCATTGATGGAAGTGTGAAAATAAAGATTGAACCCGGCACCCAAAGTGGTAAAATTTTAAGATTGAAGGGTAAAGGAATAAAAGAAATTAACGGATACGGGCAAGGTGATCAGCTGATTCATCTCAATGTATGGACACCGACTTCTTTGAGTGATCGTGAGAAAACAGTGCTAAACGAACTTAAAGATTCTCCGAATTTCAAGCCTAATCCTCGTAAATCAGATAAAAGTTTCTTCGAACGAATGAAGGAGTTTTTCTAA
- a CDS encoding nucleotide exchange factor GrpE, translating into MAHNESEEKNQQTGTTAEESMKDQPTMENKDTHPIDEEADKASDQNLDTDDTTEQEDALRKLEGELSDAKDKYLRLYAEFENYRKRTSKERLELVKTANEELILDLLTVLDDLERSLQIFENKDEVAPMYEGIKLVSQKFNNVLTRKGLKLMEVGPGSDFDSDYHEAVAQVPAPEDALKGKIVDVLDKGYFLGEKVLRYAKVVIGQ; encoded by the coding sequence ATGGCTCATAATGAATCTGAAGAAAAGAATCAACAGACTGGAACAACTGCTGAAGAGAGCATGAAGGACCAACCTACTATGGAAAATAAAGATACACACCCGATAGATGAGGAAGCTGACAAAGCTTCTGACCAAAATCTCGATACTGACGATACGACAGAGCAGGAGGATGCTCTCCGAAAATTAGAAGGAGAGCTTTCTGATGCTAAAGATAAGTACCTCAGATTATATGCAGAATTTGAAAATTACCGTAAACGCACTTCTAAAGAAAGGCTTGAATTGGTGAAAACTGCCAATGAAGAGCTTATTCTGGATTTACTTACGGTATTAGATGATTTGGAGCGCTCCTTACAGATTTTTGAAAATAAAGATGAGGTAGCACCCATGTATGAAGGTATTAAGTTAGTCAGCCAAAAATTTAATAATGTACTTACCCGGAAAGGCCTCAAACTGATGGAAGTAGGGCCTGGAAGTGATTTTGATAGTGACTATCACGAAGCAGTAGCGCAAGTTCCTGCTCCTGAAGATGCTTTGAAAGGCAAAATTGTAGATGTTTTGGATAAAGGTTATTTTCTGGGAGAGAAAGTATTGCGCTACGCTAAAGTTGTAATTGGACAATAA
- the obgE gene encoding GTPase ObgE: MASSNFIDYVKFCARSGKGGAGSAHLRREKFVPKGGPDGGDGGRGGHIILRGNAQHWTLLHLKYQKHVIAERGENGGASRKTGAQGEDVILEVPLGTLAKHAETGEVVGEITEDRQQFILLEGGRGGLGNEHFKTPTFQTPRYAQPGEPGKEEWFILELKVLADVGLIGFPNAGKSTLLSVISAARPEIADYPFTTLTPNLGVVEYRQFQSFVVADIPGIIEGAAEGKGLGTRFLRHIERNSILLFMIPADSADINKEYDTLLNELERYNPEMLDKKRLLAITKSDLLDKELMEEMRKEIQVDIPYLFISAVAQKNITQLKDMLWQTLQ; this comes from the coding sequence TTGGCTTCATCTAATTTTATAGATTATGTAAAGTTCTGCGCTCGTTCCGGTAAGGGAGGCGCAGGTTCAGCTCACCTCAGGCGTGAGAAATTTGTACCCAAAGGCGGACCCGATGGCGGGGATGGTGGCCGTGGTGGGCACATTATTTTAAGAGGTAATGCGCAGCATTGGACATTACTCCACCTCAAATACCAGAAGCATGTCATTGCAGAAAGAGGCGAAAATGGAGGAGCAAGCCGTAAGACAGGAGCACAGGGAGAAGATGTGATCCTGGAAGTACCCCTGGGCACTTTAGCCAAACATGCCGAGACTGGAGAGGTAGTAGGAGAAATTACCGAAGACCGGCAGCAATTTATATTGCTGGAAGGCGGCCGGGGCGGACTTGGTAATGAGCATTTTAAGACACCTACCTTTCAGACACCTCGCTATGCCCAACCTGGAGAACCAGGTAAAGAAGAATGGTTTATTCTGGAGCTTAAAGTATTGGCCGATGTAGGATTGATTGGCTTTCCTAATGCCGGTAAGTCCACCCTGCTTTCAGTGATCTCAGCAGCCCGTCCTGAAATTGCTGATTATCCTTTTACCACCCTCACGCCTAACCTGGGAGTGGTAGAATACCGCCAATTTCAATCTTTTGTAGTCGCTGATATACCAGGAATTATTGAGGGTGCTGCAGAAGGTAAAGGTCTGGGTACACGCTTTTTGCGTCATATTGAACGTAACTCTATACTGCTGTTTATGATCCCAGCTGACAGTGCAGATATCAATAAGGAATATGACACCTTATTGAATGAACTGGAACGCTATAATCCTGAAATGCTGGACAAGAAAAGACTGCTGGCGATTACTAAATCCGATTTGTTGGATAAAGAATTGATGGAGGAGATGAGAAAAGAAATCCAGGTAGATATTCCTTATTTGTTTATCTCTGCGGTTGCACAAAAAAACATCACTCAACTCAAAGATATGCTTTGGCAGACTTTACAATAG
- a CDS encoding adenylate kinase, with protein MLNIVLFGPPGAGKGTQSEKLIKHYNLLHISTGDLFRKHLGEGTALGKKAKGYMDEGKLVPDQLVVDMVDDKLQEGHDASGIIFDGFPRTIPQAEALDQLLESKNMPIAATIMLDVPDEELIKRLLERGKTSGRTDDQDRSKIETRLEVYKGETLPVANYYHTQNKLAKVNGVGAIDDIFQRICKEIDAKKA; from the coding sequence ATGCTCAATATAGTACTGTTTGGCCCTCCCGGTGCCGGGAAAGGCACACAAAGCGAAAAACTCATCAAACATTATAATTTGCTTCATATATCAACCGGTGATCTTTTTAGAAAACATCTGGGAGAAGGTACTGCACTGGGCAAAAAAGCAAAAGGGTATATGGATGAAGGTAAGCTGGTGCCAGATCAACTTGTTGTAGATATGGTAGATGATAAACTCCAGGAAGGTCACGATGCATCAGGAATCATTTTTGATGGATTTCCCCGTACCATACCCCAGGCTGAAGCACTGGATCAGTTATTGGAAAGCAAGAACATGCCTATTGCCGCCACCATTATGCTGGATGTACCCGATGAAGAGTTGATCAAACGCCTGCTGGAACGGGGTAAAACTTCTGGTAGAACAGATGATCAGGATCGTTCCAAGATAGAAACCCGTCTGGAAGTATATAAAGGAGAAACCTTGCCGGTAGCGAACTATTACCATACTCAAAATAAACTTGCCAAAGTGAATGGAGTAGGTGCTATTGATGATATTTTCCAACGCATCTGTAAAGAGATAGATGCCAAAAAAGCCTGA
- the hpt gene encoding hypoxanthine phosphoribosyltransferase: MKINDKTFVPYIRENELQEAILSIAQAINRDYADRKPMLIAVLNGAFMFASDLIKCLDIEVEVSFVKVKSYEGTQSSGKVKQLFGLDAPLEGKDVILLEDIVDTGHTVQYLIKLLEEKKPASISIASLLFKPDALQIPVDLQYKGIEIPNIFVVGYGLDYDGFGRQYKEIYCLEE, from the coding sequence ATGAAAATAAATGATAAAACCTTTGTCCCCTATATCAGGGAAAATGAGCTTCAGGAAGCCATCCTCAGCATTGCTCAAGCCATTAACCGTGATTATGCGGATCGTAAACCTATGCTCATTGCAGTGCTCAATGGAGCTTTTATGTTCGCGTCTGACCTCATTAAATGCCTGGACATAGAAGTAGAGGTCAGCTTTGTGAAAGTCAAATCTTATGAAGGCACACAAAGCAGCGGTAAGGTAAAACAACTATTCGGTCTGGATGCTCCTTTGGAAGGAAAAGATGTTATCCTCTTGGAAGACATCGTGGACACAGGCCACACTGTGCAGTATCTGATAAAATTACTAGAAGAAAAAAAACCTGCCAGTATTAGTATTGCCAGCTTACTTTTCAAACCTGATGCTTTACAAATCCCAGTAGACCTGCAGTATAAAGGGATTGAAATACCAAACATATTTGTGGTAGGTTACGGGCTTGATTATGATGGATTTGGCCGTCAGTACAAAGAAATATACTGCTTAGAAGAATAG
- a CDS encoding zinc-binding metallopeptidase family protein encodes MDTNLLKELCEVFAPSGDEVLMKEFILNYVEEHQSNWKVQPEVIATDQLQDCLILRFGKPRTAVFAHMDSIGFTVRYQDQLIPIGSPDVKDGYPLVGHDALGPILCKLKVQEQKKDKKKKLHYTFGRGISSGTNLVFECDFKDKKKYITSCFLDNRLGIYNILKLAESLEDGLLVFSCWEEQGGGAVPFLLDYIMKHHPVQQCLIADITWVTEGVKHGEGAVISLRDRNIPRRSFVNKLIQLAGKSDIPFQLEVEGEGSSDGREIQQSPYPLDWCFVGVPIANTHTPHEKVQKKDIESYLNMYHYLMRTL; translated from the coding sequence ATGGATACAAATTTATTAAAGGAGCTTTGTGAAGTTTTTGCTCCTTCCGGAGATGAAGTCCTGATGAAGGAATTTATCCTCAACTACGTAGAAGAACATCAATCAAATTGGAAAGTACAGCCAGAGGTTATCGCTACTGATCAACTTCAGGACTGCCTGATTCTACGCTTTGGTAAACCGCGTACCGCTGTCTTCGCCCATATGGACTCTATTGGATTTACAGTACGCTATCAGGATCAACTTATTCCTATAGGCAGCCCTGATGTTAAGGATGGATATCCACTGGTAGGCCATGATGCCTTAGGGCCTATTTTATGCAAACTCAAAGTGCAGGAACAGAAAAAAGACAAGAAGAAAAAGCTGCATTATACCTTTGGACGCGGCATCAGCAGTGGTACTAACCTAGTGTTTGAATGCGATTTCAAAGACAAAAAAAAATACATCACTTCTTGCTTTTTGGATAATCGCCTGGGTATATATAATATATTAAAGCTGGCAGAAAGCCTGGAAGATGGTCTGCTCGTTTTTAGCTGCTGGGAAGAACAGGGAGGAGGTGCTGTACCTTTTCTGCTGGATTATATTATGAAGCATCACCCTGTACAGCAATGCCTTATTGCTGACATTACCTGGGTGACAGAGGGGGTAAAACATGGAGAGGGAGCCGTTATTTCTTTGCGCGACCGAAACATTCCCCGGCGCTCATTTGTAAATAAACTCATACAACTTGCCGGGAAATCTGACATTCCTTTTCAACTGGAAGTAGAGGGAGAAGGATCTAGCGATGGGCGTGAGATTCAACAATCACCTTATCCCCTGGACTGGTGCTTTGTCGGAGTTCCTATTGCCAATACCCACACCCCTCATGAGAAGGTGCAGAAAAAAGATATTGAAAGTTATTTAAATATGTACCACTACCTGATGCGAACTTTATAG
- a CDS encoding ferritin has product MKDLLRLKTSLTEEVEGLLNEQIKMEARSSAVYLAMASWCERHGFDNSANFFYRQSDEERGHMLKIFKYINDVGGAAVSPEILNIPSEFDSFRGVFEEALQQEIAVTQSLNRIAGKCQKLLDFTTFNFLAWFLNEQVEEEYIARRCLELFEVIGEEGVGQYMIDEQIVKVTYEV; this is encoded by the coding sequence ATGAAAGATTTACTTAGGCTAAAAACATCCCTTACTGAAGAAGTAGAAGGCTTGCTCAACGAGCAGATAAAAATGGAGGCAAGATCTTCAGCAGTTTATCTTGCGATGGCTTCCTGGTGTGAAAGGCATGGATTTGACAATAGTGCTAATTTTTTCTATCGCCAATCTGATGAAGAAAGAGGTCATATGCTGAAAATCTTCAAATACATCAATGACGTGGGTGGCGCAGCCGTTTCTCCTGAGATCCTTAATATCCCTTCTGAATTTGATTCTTTCAGAGGTGTCTTTGAAGAAGCCCTTCAGCAGGAAATTGCTGTAACACAATCTCTTAACCGCATCGCAGGCAAATGCCAAAAATTACTGGACTTTACAACTTTCAATTTCCTGGCTTGGTTCCTCAATGAGCAGGTGGAAGAAGAATATATTGCCCGCCGTTGCTTAGAATTGTTTGAAGTGATTGGAGAAGAAGGTGTGGGGCAGTATATGATCGACGAGCAAATTGTTAAAGTAACGTACGAAGTTTAA
- a CDS encoding DUF3127 domain-containing protein, with amino-acid sequence MEVKGTLIEIYDTAQISDRFQKREFVIEYADNPQYPEYIKFESIQDKCAMLDEYQLGDEVIVYFNLKGRKWTDRQGETKYFNSLQAWRMQKGGETSSSPTHEASSNSNTDLPFTEGGGDEDDLPF; translated from the coding sequence ATGGAAGTTAAAGGAACGCTTATTGAGATTTATGACACTGCCCAAATCAGTGATCGCTTTCAAAAAAGAGAGTTTGTAATTGAGTATGCTGATAATCCACAATATCCTGAATACATCAAATTTGAATCAATACAGGATAAATGTGCCATGCTTGACGAATACCAATTGGGAGATGAGGTTATTGTCTACTTCAATCTTAAAGGCCGTAAGTGGACGGACCGGCAGGGAGAAACCAAGTACTTTAATTCATTGCAGGCATGGCGTATGCAAAAAGGGGGAGAGACATCTTCATCACCTACCCATGAAGCTTCTTCTAATTCTAACACTGATTTACCCTTTACTGAAGGGGGGGGCGATGAAGACGATTTACCTTTTTAG
- a CDS encoding ammonium transporter encodes MDALFTTNNLWMMMATILVFIMHLGFATLETGLTQSKNTVNILFKNATVLPIGLLTYVLWGFNLMYPGEAFAGGFFGFAGFGLSLPDGANDGGYNEAYTYYTDFLFQAMFAATAATIVSGAVAERVKLNSFLVFTLIYVGLCYPIVGMWKWGGGFLNTLEIPFYDFAGSTLVHSVGGWAALAGVMLLGARRGKYIDGKIRAIPGHSMPFATVGVFLLWFGWYGFNGGSVLSADPGLVSLVFVTTTLAAAAGAIGALITSLIVIKSNDLTMVLNGILGGLVGITAGADQMGATDAILIGLIAGALVVCAVVFFDRIRIDDPVGAISVHLVCGVWGTLAVGLFGALASGAQIISQLIGIVSVGVFCFATALLIFYVLKITLGIRVSREEETEGLDIGEHKMRAYPDLHKNVEEVYS; translated from the coding sequence ATGGACGCACTATTTACGACAAACAATCTTTGGATGATGATGGCTACCATCCTGGTTTTTATCATGCACTTAGGGTTTGCTACCCTTGAAACCGGACTTACACAATCCAAAAATACAGTTAATATTTTATTCAAAAACGCGACTGTTCTTCCCATTGGACTTCTCACCTACGTATTATGGGGCTTCAACTTGATGTATCCCGGTGAGGCATTTGCCGGGGGATTCTTTGGCTTCGCCGGCTTCGGACTTAGCTTACCTGATGGTGCTAACGATGGAGGCTACAATGAGGCCTATACCTACTATACCGACTTTCTTTTCCAGGCTATGTTTGCAGCTACTGCTGCTACTATCGTTTCCGGCGCTGTGGCAGAAAGGGTAAAACTTAATAGCTTTTTGGTTTTCACCTTGATTTATGTAGGCCTCTGCTACCCAATTGTAGGTATGTGGAAATGGGGCGGTGGTTTTCTGAATACACTTGAAATCCCTTTTTATGATTTTGCAGGATCAACGCTGGTACATTCAGTAGGTGGATGGGCTGCGCTTGCTGGCGTAATGCTACTCGGTGCTCGCCGTGGCAAATACATTGATGGAAAAATTCGTGCAATTCCCGGACACAGCATGCCTTTTGCTACCGTAGGGGTGTTCCTGCTTTGGTTTGGATGGTACGGATTCAACGGGGGATCTGTGTTAAGTGCTGATCCTGGTCTGGTATCTCTTGTTTTTGTAACCACCACACTGGCGGCGGCGGCCGGTGCTATTGGCGCTCTTATTACCTCTCTTATTGTAATTAAGTCTAATGACCTTACAATGGTACTCAATGGTATATTGGGTGGCTTAGTAGGGATCACCGCAGGTGCCGACCAGATGGGAGCTACTGATGCTATCCTGATTGGGCTTATTGCCGGAGCTTTGGTAGTATGTGCAGTAGTATTCTTTGACCGTATACGCATTGATGATCCGGTAGGTGCTATTTCTGTTCACCTGGTATGTGGTGTATGGGGTACTTTGGCGGTAGGTCTGTTTGGTGCCCTTGCCAGCGGTGCCCAGATAATCAGCCAGTTGATAGGTATTGTATCGGTAGGTGTTTTTTGCTTTGCCACTGCTCTCCTGATTTTCTATGTACTCAAGATTACGCTTGGCATACGGGTAAGTCGTGAGGAAGAAACAGAAGGTTTAGATATTGGTGAGCACAAAATGAGAGCTTATCCTGATTTGCATAAAAATGTAGAAGAGGTATACTCTTAG
- a CDS encoding P-II family nitrogen regulator, with amino-acid sequence MKKVEAIIRTSKFEEVVEALAAVGVTFLSFYDVKGHGLEKEYQTYRGATYDVGYIPRTKLEIIVSDSFLQKAIDTILNVGRTGKVGDGKIFVTHVEEVYRIRNGEQGTQALN; translated from the coding sequence ATGAAAAAAGTTGAAGCCATCATCCGGACTTCCAAATTTGAAGAGGTTGTGGAAGCCTTGGCTGCAGTAGGAGTTACTTTTCTATCTTTTTATGATGTAAAAGGTCATGGGCTGGAGAAGGAGTATCAAACCTACCGGGGTGCCACTTATGATGTAGGATACATCCCTCGTACCAAGCTTGAAATCATTGTCTCGGACAGTTTTCTCCAAAAAGCAATTGATACTATCCTGAATGTAGGTCGCACTGGCAAAGTGGGAGATGGAAAAATCTTTGTGACCCATGTAGAAGAAGTATACCGTATCCGAAATGGGGAACAAGGAACTCAGGCGCTGAACTAA
- a CDS encoding ABC transporter permease, which produces MNLLLLSWSYIKTKPLNTVLNILLLSLGIAIITVLLLLSRQIEDSLTQNSKGIDLVVGAKGSPLQIILSTVFHIDYPTGNISLAEARNLSRNRLVRNTIPLALGDSYQAIRIVGTNHEYLDLYGAEIAEGERWGEVMEVTAGAQAAQQLGLKIGDTFSSSHGLAGDDINVHDEKPFRVVGILAPTRSVVDNLLLTSVESVWEVHASHEATADTTETVGESGEHTNEETHTHASSELHAHTYDSISTTGLPTGDEDITSLIVQYRSPMAAVQLPRYINERTNMQAASPPFETARLFSLVGVGVDLLQAFAYVIIIIAGLSIFIALYNALKERKYDLAIMRSLGASKIKLFVHVILEGLIITLLGSLLGLLLGHLTTALLGEFFMQSNQLAFSPFKILSEEYLVLSGSLCVGIIASILPAINAYRTNISSVLSQG; this is translated from the coding sequence ATGAACTTACTATTACTAAGCTGGAGCTATATCAAAACCAAACCCCTGAATACAGTACTGAATATACTGTTGCTTAGTCTTGGTATTGCCATTATTACTGTATTACTGTTGCTCAGCAGACAAATAGAAGATTCACTTACCCAGAATAGTAAAGGTATAGATCTGGTAGTAGGTGCCAAAGGAAGTCCTCTGCAAATTATCCTTTCCACTGTCTTCCATATTGACTACCCTACCGGCAACATCTCTTTGGCAGAAGCAAGAAACCTGTCACGCAACCGTCTGGTACGCAATACCATACCGTTGGCATTAGGTGATAGCTATCAGGCCATCCGTATTGTAGGTACTAATCATGAATATCTGGACTTATACGGTGCAGAAATAGCAGAAGGAGAACGTTGGGGTGAAGTAATGGAAGTAACTGCCGGCGCACAGGCAGCACAACAGTTGGGCCTGAAAATAGGCGATACCTTTAGCAGTAGTCATGGTCTGGCAGGAGATGATATCAATGTACATGATGAAAAGCCTTTTCGAGTGGTAGGCATCCTCGCCCCTACCCGTTCTGTCGTAGACAATCTGCTTCTGACCTCAGTAGAAAGTGTGTGGGAGGTACATGCTTCCCATGAAGCAACTGCTGATACAACTGAGACTGTCGGGGAATCAGGTGAACATACCAATGAGGAAACTCACACACATGCATCATCTGAGTTACACGCCCATACTTATGATTCTATCTCAACCACAGGTTTGCCAACAGGAGACGAAGACATCACTTCGTTAATCGTACAGTATCGCTCACCTATGGCGGCAGTACAGTTGCCCCGTTATATCAATGAACGCACAAATATGCAGGCAGCCTCCCCCCCCTTTGAAACTGCTCGTTTATTTTCTCTGGTAGGTGTAGGGGTAGATCTCTTGCAGGCTTTTGCTTACGTCATCATTATCATTGCCGGACTCAGTATCTTTATCGCCCTCTATAATGCATTGAAGGAAAGAAAATATGATCTGGCGATCATGCGCTCATTAGGTGCGAGCAAAATTAAACTTTTTGTGCATGTCATTCTGGAGGGGCTGATCATCACTCTTTTAGGAAGTTTACTGGGCCTGCTTTTAGGACATCTCACAACTGCATTGTTAGGTGAATTTTTTATGCAATCCAATCAGTTGGCCTTTTCTCCTTTTAAAATACTATCAGAAGAATATTTGGTTTTGTCAGGTAGTCTTTGTGTTGGAATTATTGCTTCTATACTTCCTGCAATTAATGCCTATCGCACCAATATTTCATCTGTACTTTCTCAGGGGTAA
- a CDS encoding ABC transporter ATP-binding protein, with the protein MIRLQQLSFQYLSTSQAIHFPDWKVEQGKHALILGSSGSGKTTLLHLLAGLLKPNHGEIMVGKENLAGLSSTQLDTYRGKNIGLVFQKPHLLNSLTLEQNLLLAQYMAGLKQDRKRVANVIAALGLAHRHKAMIHTLSQGEAQRASIARAVLNTPTVILADEPTSSLDDENCKKVLHILIEQSNAYQATLVIATHDKRVKDVIDTHYIMH; encoded by the coding sequence ATGATTCGTCTTCAGCAACTTTCTTTTCAGTACCTTTCTACTTCTCAAGCCATCCATTTTCCTGACTGGAAAGTAGAGCAAGGTAAGCATGCACTCATTTTGGGTTCATCAGGCAGTGGAAAAACAACTTTACTTCATCTGTTGGCAGGCTTACTTAAACCTAATCATGGAGAGATTATGGTTGGCAAAGAGAACCTGGCTGGCCTAAGCAGCACCCAACTGGACACCTACCGAGGTAAAAATATAGGCTTGGTTTTTCAGAAACCTCATCTGTTAAATTCACTTACATTAGAACAAAACTTGCTGCTGGCGCAATACATGGCGGGCCTTAAACAAGATCGCAAGCGCGTAGCCAATGTGATTGCTGCGCTGGGGCTGGCTCATCGTCATAAAGCCATGATCCATACCCTAAGCCAGGGCGAAGCACAACGGGCATCCATCGCCCGTGCCGTACTGAACACACCTACTGTTATCCTTGCCGATGAACCTACTTCCAGTCTGGACGATGAAAACTGCAAAAAGGTACTGCATATTCTAATAGAGCAGTCAAATGCCTATCAGGCTACACTGGTCATCGCTACGCATGATAAGCGGGTGAAAGATGTCATTGATACGCACTACATAATGCACTGA